In Halogeometricum sp. S1BR25-6, a single genomic region encodes these proteins:
- a CDS encoding (2Fe-2S)-binding protein, translating into MAEHDITLTVNGTEHELEVESRTLLVHALRDELGYTGANVGCETSTCGACTVHLDGDAVKSCTLLAVQADGASVDTVEGLAEGGDFHPIQTGFQQEHGLQCGYCTPGMMMTATDLLEENPDPSREEIREGLEGNLCRCTGYQNIVNAVENAAETMGSGAVADGGSVEEHADGDAGCASGSSPGAETADSCDVRWPDEGERR; encoded by the coding sequence ATGGCAGAACACGACATCACGCTGACGGTCAACGGAACGGAACACGAACTCGAGGTCGAATCGCGGACGCTGCTCGTCCACGCCCTGCGGGACGAACTCGGCTACACCGGCGCGAACGTCGGCTGTGAGACCAGCACGTGCGGCGCGTGCACGGTCCACCTCGACGGCGACGCGGTCAAGTCCTGCACGCTCCTCGCGGTACAGGCCGACGGTGCGTCGGTCGACACGGTGGAAGGACTCGCCGAGGGCGGCGATTTCCACCCCATCCAGACGGGCTTCCAACAGGAGCACGGCCTCCAGTGCGGCTACTGCACGCCGGGGATGATGATGACGGCGACGGACCTCCTCGAAGAGAACCCCGACCCCTCCCGCGAGGAGATTCGGGAGGGCCTCGAAGGCAACCTCTGTCGCTGCACGGGCTATCAGAACATCGTCAACGCCGTCGAGAACGCGGCCGAGACGATGGGGTCGGGCGCCGTCGCCGACGGCGGTTCCGTCGAAGAACACGCGGACGGCGACGCCGGGTGCGCGTCCGGGTCGAGTCCGGGCGCGGAGACGGCCGACTCCTGCGACGTGCGCTGGCCGGACGAGGGTGAGCGCAGATGA
- a CDS encoding ABC transporter ATP-binding protein: MPPDHGGFERVRDNVDGHPMVSLLAYARTYWVRLTFGVLAAFLTRFARLVPPIVVAAAIDRAIRQSGETGMLTDLGVLPAAQITTQAARLALLERLVAVAVLAYLVRSVSRFVSRYLLQATAQKVQRDLRNDTYDHIQHLSMSFFVDHQTGGLMSILNSDINRLEQFLNTEFRQLIRVIATVGGIAFVLWTYSPKLALVALAPVPIIGVASGRFLTWIEPRYKSIRETVARLNTRLENNLGGAAVIKAFDRYDFERDRVAQQSEAYHDEKVSALRIRRGFFAALRLLTGVVFVIVLFVGGTDIITGVPGENGALTLGGFTLFFLLLRRLYSPMRRVGKSANKYQLALSSAERVFGLLGRDPEVTSPESPHRPETVEGDVEFDSVTFSYGDRDPVLRDVSLDVPAGDTVGLAGPTGAGKSTLLKLIARFHDVDGDGPADGAVRVDGVDVRDYDLQALRDEIGIVEQDPYLFSGTVAENIAYGDVDALEAEWYERGDDEATRERVIAAAEAAEADAFVRDLPEGYDTRVGERGVKLSGGQRQRIAIARALLNDPAIIVFDEATSDVDTETEELIQESLDRLVEERTAFVIAHRLSTIRDADQIIVLEEGEITERGTHDDLVAADGAYADLWGRQADAAAPEATADD; this comes from the coding sequence ATGCCACCGGACCACGGCGGATTCGAGCGCGTTCGCGACAACGTCGACGGCCACCCGATGGTGAGCCTCCTCGCGTACGCGCGAACGTACTGGGTCCGGCTGACGTTCGGCGTCCTCGCCGCGTTCCTGACGCGGTTCGCGCGACTCGTTCCGCCCATCGTCGTCGCGGCGGCCATCGACCGCGCCATCCGCCAGTCGGGAGAGACCGGGATGCTGACCGACCTGGGCGTCCTCCCGGCGGCGCAGATAACCACGCAGGCGGCGCGGCTCGCCCTCCTCGAACGACTCGTCGCCGTCGCCGTCCTCGCGTACCTCGTCCGGTCGGTGAGCCGGTTCGTCTCGCGGTACCTCCTGCAGGCGACGGCGCAGAAGGTCCAACGGGACCTCAGAAACGACACCTACGACCACATCCAACATCTCTCGATGTCCTTCTTCGTCGACCACCAGACCGGCGGGCTGATGTCCATTCTCAACAGCGACATCAACCGGCTGGAGCAGTTTCTCAACACGGAGTTCCGCCAGCTCATCCGCGTCATCGCCACGGTCGGCGGCATCGCGTTCGTGCTCTGGACGTACTCGCCGAAACTCGCCCTGGTCGCGCTGGCGCCCGTCCCGATAATCGGCGTGGCGAGCGGCCGCTTTCTCACGTGGATCGAACCGCGGTACAAGTCCATCCGCGAGACGGTCGCGCGGCTGAACACCCGACTGGAGAACAACCTCGGCGGCGCGGCGGTCATCAAGGCGTTCGACCGTTACGACTTCGAGCGCGACCGGGTCGCCCAACAGAGCGAGGCCTACCACGACGAGAAGGTGTCCGCGCTGCGAATCCGCCGGGGCTTTTTCGCGGCGCTCCGACTGCTTACGGGCGTCGTCTTCGTCATCGTGCTGTTCGTCGGCGGCACCGACATCATCACCGGCGTGCCCGGCGAGAACGGCGCGCTGACGCTCGGAGGGTTCACGCTCTTTTTCCTCCTGCTCCGTCGGCTGTACTCCCCGATGCGTCGGGTCGGCAAATCCGCGAACAAGTACCAACTCGCCCTGTCCAGCGCCGAGCGGGTGTTCGGCCTCCTCGGGCGCGACCCCGAGGTGACGAGTCCCGAGTCGCCGCACCGCCCCGAGACGGTCGAGGGCGACGTCGAGTTCGACTCGGTCACGTTCTCATACGGCGACCGCGACCCCGTCCTCCGGGACGTCTCCCTCGACGTGCCCGCCGGCGACACCGTCGGCCTCGCGGGGCCGACGGGCGCGGGGAAGTCGACGCTGCTGAAGCTCATCGCCCGCTTCCACGACGTCGACGGCGACGGCCCCGCCGACGGCGCCGTCCGCGTCGACGGCGTCGACGTCCGCGACTACGACCTCCAGGCGCTCCGCGACGAAATCGGCATCGTCGAGCAGGACCCGTACCTGTTCTCGGGGACGGTGGCCGAGAACATCGCGTACGGCGACGTCGACGCTCTGGAGGCCGAGTGGTACGAGAGGGGCGACGACGAGGCGACCCGCGAACGGGTCATCGCGGCGGCGGAGGCGGCGGAGGCCGACGCCTTCGTCCGCGACCTCCCCGAGGGCTACGACACCCGCGTCGGCGAGCGGGGGGTGAAGCTCTCGGGCGGCCAGCGACAACGCATCGCCATCGCCCGCGCCCTGCTGAACGACCCCGCCATCATCGTCTTCGACGAGGCCACCTCGGACGTCGACACCGAGACGGAGGAACTCATTCAAGAGAGCCTCGACCGACTGGTCGAAGAGCGGACCGCGTTCGTCATCGCCCACCGCCTCTCGACCATCCGCGACGCCGACCAGATCATCGTGCTGGAGGAGGGCGAAATCACCGAGCGGGGCACCCACGACGACCTCGTCGCCGCCGACGGCGCGTACGCCGACCTCTGGGGCCGGCAGGCCGACGCGGCGGCGCCGGAGGCGACGGCGGACGACTGA
- a CDS encoding ribbon-helix-helix domain-containing protein — translation MRHSPRNRTTSTYQRYLASGILPTVRLYVLYTYCIPMSTDRKSVPVSLPSELAAELDRLVEEGHFGSRSEALRYGARLVVREEHQKRLHELTSERAEEDIKERLDRKRVP, via the coding sequence ATGAGACACTCTCCTCGAAACAGGACGACATCAACTTACCAACGGTATCTCGCCAGTGGCATCTTACCGACGGTAAGATTATACGTGCTCTATACATACTGTATACCGATGAGTACCGACCGAAAATCTGTCCCGGTGTCGCTCCCGTCAGAGCTCGCTGCCGAGTTGGACCGACTTGTCGAAGAGGGTCACTTTGGGTCGCGCTCCGAAGCGCTCCGCTATGGAGCCCGACTCGTCGTTCGTGAGGAGCACCAGAAGCGACTCCACGAACTCACATCCGAACGTGCTGAAGAGGACATCAAAGAACGGTTGGACCGCAAGCGTGTACCTTGA
- a CDS encoding CoxG family protein has translation MEFSGTFELDGSSVEEVWLALSDPVLVEESLPGCQFLVEVDDADPDFGALREETADRDVELTGDPEVIAERAFEEGNHYAALMQISVGPVNPTFETVVTIDDRDYPEMSAVGEGSSSNSSFEMSSGMTLSETEDGTAVDWETEADVFGKVAQMGQRVVNPVANRVVKRFFSSVEDKLDEQRLSDADVEGDGAESDGTDGDRGLVDRVLGRSSDSD, from the coding sequence ATGGAGTTTAGCGGGACGTTCGAACTCGACGGCTCGTCCGTCGAGGAGGTGTGGCTCGCCCTCTCGGACCCCGTCCTGGTCGAGGAGTCGCTCCCCGGCTGTCAGTTCTTGGTCGAAGTCGACGACGCGGACCCCGATTTCGGCGCCCTCCGCGAGGAGACGGCCGACCGGGACGTCGAACTGACCGGCGACCCAGAGGTCATCGCCGAGCGAGCGTTCGAGGAGGGGAACCACTACGCCGCCCTGATGCAGATAAGCGTCGGCCCCGTGAACCCGACGTTCGAGACGGTCGTCACCATCGACGACCGCGACTACCCGGAGATGTCCGCCGTCGGCGAGGGCTCCTCCAGCAACAGTTCCTTCGAGATGTCCTCCGGGATGACGCTCTCGGAAACCGAGGACGGCACCGCAGTCGACTGGGAGACGGAGGCGGACGTGTTCGGCAAGGTGGCGCAGATGGGCCAACGGGTCGTCAACCCCGTGGCCAACCGCGTCGTCAAGCGCTTCTTCTCGTCGGTGGAGGACAAACTCGACGAACAGCGACTCTCGGACGCCGATGTCGAGGGCGACGGGGCGGAGTCGGACGGAACGGACGGCGACCGCGGACTCGTCGACCGGGTGCTCGGTCGGTCGAGCGACTCAGACTAA
- a CDS encoding ATP-binding protein: protein MNLFIGESLDDGNEMYIDASSARSILACGKRGTGKSYTMGNIIEEIHTETDDIVPLVIDPMGIYWTMTEENDRQRDLIWDWGMSEQGFPVNLLVPGTPEERFGDEVLQELESRGIDVNPLLLNPSDMTPDGWCDLFDLNINKPMGIALYRSVRELSEEDAEFYLEDIIQKIERDGGSSDRTKEALLNRLEMANDWGIFADHYQDLWRTFDEDRINVLDMSVIDPGRYGLRNLVVEVLGKELFRQRQEARRREEMGLSVEIPKVWLFIDEAHNFVPSGSSSLAKDTIIRWVKEGRQPGLSIVVATQQPSAIDSNVLSQCDIILCHKITTKEDIQSLDKLSQDYMGNNLKTYVRQIDNVGEAVYVDDDEETVEMVKMRPRKSKHGGGEA from the coding sequence GTGAATTTGTTCATTGGTGAAAGTCTCGACGACGGTAACGAAATGTATATCGACGCATCGTCGGCTCGTTCCATCCTTGCATGCGGTAAACGAGGTACTGGGAAGAGTTACACAATGGGGAACATTATCGAGGAAATCCACACAGAGACCGACGATATAGTTCCGCTCGTTATCGATCCCATGGGAATCTATTGGACGATGACCGAGGAAAACGACCGGCAACGTGATCTCATATGGGATTGGGGAATGTCCGAACAAGGATTCCCGGTAAACCTACTTGTTCCAGGTACTCCCGAAGAAAGATTCGGTGACGAAGTCCTGCAGGAGCTTGAGAGTCGTGGCATCGACGTGAACCCGCTACTCCTCAATCCGTCGGATATGACACCAGATGGATGGTGTGACCTCTTCGACCTAAACATCAACAAGCCAATGGGAATTGCTCTCTATCGCTCTGTTCGAGAGTTGAGCGAAGAAGATGCAGAGTTTTATCTGGAAGATATTATCCAGAAAATCGAACGCGACGGAGGCTCATCAGACCGAACTAAGGAAGCTCTTTTGAATCGGCTGGAAATGGCCAATGATTGGGGAATCTTTGCTGACCACTACCAGGATCTGTGGCGCACCTTCGATGAGGACAGGATCAACGTACTGGATATGAGCGTCATCGATCCAGGCCGGTACGGGCTCCGGAACCTCGTCGTTGAAGTGCTCGGAAAAGAATTATTCCGGCAACGTCAGGAAGCCCGTCGCCGTGAAGAGATGGGCCTATCGGTAGAGATCCCGAAAGTTTGGTTATTTATCGATGAAGCTCACAACTTTGTTCCGAGTGGGTCATCATCACTTGCCAAAGACACCATTATCCGGTGGGTGAAAGAGGGGCGGCAGCCCGGTTTGTCCATCGTAGTTGCAACACAGCAACCGTCAGCGATAGATAGCAACGTGTTGTCCCAGTGTGACATTATCCTCTGTCATAAGATCACTACTAAAGAAGATATTCAATCACTTGACAAACTCAGCCAAGACTACATGGGGAACAACCTGAAAACCTACGTCAGACAGATCGACAACGTTGGTGAAGCTGTTTATGTGGATGACGATGAGGAGACGGTTGAAATGGTAAAGATGCGACCCCGGAAGAGCAAACATGGAGGTGGCGAAGCATGA
- a CDS encoding type II toxin-antitoxin system VapC family toxin, with the protein MEPDSSFVRSTRSDSTNSHPNVLKRTSKNGWTASVYLDTDVVLAVLKADDWLSSVVDLDVIDDPKTSVSTCIEVQYAMQDEWSRERLTTVHEALQEEGIELVPLETEHVAAGGALQRRYDRLNLFDAIHLGAADVLGETLVSTDTLYPTIEEIDTVDPRDLRDSEE; encoded by the coding sequence ATGGAGCCCGACTCGTCGTTCGTGAGGAGCACCAGAAGCGACTCCACGAACTCACATCCGAACGTGCTGAAGAGGACATCAAAGAACGGTTGGACCGCAAGCGTGTACCTTGACACCGACGTTGTTCTCGCCGTTCTGAAGGCCGATGACTGGCTAAGTTCCGTCGTCGACCTCGATGTAATCGACGATCCGAAGACGTCCGTCTCAACGTGCATCGAAGTACAGTACGCCATGCAGGACGAGTGGAGTCGCGAGCGCCTCACGACGGTCCACGAAGCACTCCAAGAGGAGGGAATCGAACTCGTTCCGCTCGAAACCGAACACGTCGCTGCAGGCGGCGCGCTACAGCGGCGCTACGACCGACTGAATCTCTTCGACGCTATTCACCTCGGAGCGGCGGACGTGCTCGGTGAGACACTCGTTTCAACGGACACGCTCTACCCGACTATCGAGGAGATCGATACCGTGGACCCGCGAGATTTGCGGGACAGTGAGGAGTAG
- a CDS encoding molybdopterin molybdotransferase MoeA: protein MNAPGPLRRSVAADRLLELRAARPDAPTERVELVAAAGRTLAEPVAAGYDVPAYDRATMDGFALAADDDYPLTVVGRVFPEDDPPSIRAGEAVEIATGAPLPPEADAVLMREEATVEDGRLSGPSLSPGTHVYPAGATAAAGERLLSAGETVEPRHAALLRDVGVDRVTAYRPLNVGVLATGTEIREGRQPDRDSEMLVGLVGRWGHRAEILDAVPDEKAAVRRAIGEAAAGHDAVLTTGGTSVGHADHVVGVLAEHEMLFRGVALRPGRPVAAATVAGTPVFALPGKPMAAHAAATLVLRPYFAGRERLSTVEATSAARVTLPERDEGTEMEYAVPVTLDDEAGSTDPPTATPLGHAASSLSLYEERFAPGRVASSTRVALADGVVLTREALSAGEGVAVVPYEAVE, encoded by the coding sequence ATGAACGCCCCCGGACCGCTCCGGCGGTCGGTCGCCGCGGACCGACTGCTCGAACTGCGCGCCGCGCGGCCCGACGCGCCGACCGAGCGGGTCGAACTGGTCGCGGCCGCCGGTCGGACGCTGGCCGAACCGGTCGCCGCCGGATACGACGTGCCCGCGTACGACCGGGCGACGATGGACGGGTTCGCCCTCGCGGCCGACGACGACTACCCCCTGACCGTCGTCGGCAGGGTGTTCCCCGAGGACGACCCGCCGTCGATACGGGCAGGCGAGGCCGTCGAAATCGCCACGGGCGCCCCGCTCCCCCCGGAGGCGGACGCGGTGCTGATGCGCGAGGAGGCGACCGTCGAGGACGGACGGCTATCCGGCCCCTCGCTGTCGCCCGGAACCCACGTCTACCCCGCGGGCGCAACGGCCGCCGCCGGCGAGCGCCTGCTCTCGGCGGGCGAGACCGTCGAACCGCGACACGCGGCGCTCCTCCGGGACGTGGGCGTCGACAGGGTGACGGCGTACCGGCCCCTGAACGTGGGCGTCCTCGCCACCGGGACGGAGATTCGCGAGGGGCGGCAACCGGACCGCGACTCGGAGATGCTCGTCGGTCTCGTCGGCCGGTGGGGGCACCGCGCGGAGATTCTCGACGCCGTCCCCGACGAGAAAGCGGCCGTTCGGAGAGCAATCGGGGAGGCCGCCGCAGGGCACGATGCGGTCCTGACGACCGGCGGCACGAGCGTCGGACACGCGGACCACGTCGTCGGGGTGCTCGCCGAGCACGAGATGCTGTTTCGCGGCGTCGCGCTCAGACCTGGCCGACCGGTCGCCGCGGCGACGGTGGCGGGGACGCCCGTGTTCGCCCTGCCGGGGAAACCGATGGCCGCCCACGCGGCGGCGACGCTGGTGCTCCGACCGTACTTCGCGGGGCGCGAGCGACTGTCGACCGTCGAGGCGACGTCCGCCGCGCGGGTGACGCTCCCCGAACGGGACGAGGGCACGGAGATGGAGTACGCGGTTCCGGTGACGTTGGACGACGAGGCGGGGTCGACGGACCCGCCGACGGCGACCCCCCTCGGACACGCCGCCTCGTCGCTCTCGCTGTACGAGGAGCGGTTCGCGCCGGGGCGCGTCGCGTCGAGCACGCGCGTCGCCTTAGCCGACGGCGTCGTCCTGACCCGGGAAGCGCTCTCGGCCGGCGAAGGCGTCGCCGTGGTCCCGTACGAAGCCGTGGAGTGA
- a CDS encoding HalOD1 output domain-containing protein — protein MSDNHSTATPSPRTSSENIMYEIVATVAEAKGCDPTSLRPIAEVMNTEAVETVLSNPEVSISLGFEYEGGLVRVSEAGVEYEVTDE, from the coding sequence ATGTCCGACAATCACTCGACGGCCACGCCCAGTCCGCGAACCTCCAGCGAGAACATCATGTACGAAATCGTCGCGACGGTCGCCGAAGCGAAGGGCTGTGACCCGACGTCCCTGCGCCCCATCGCCGAGGTGATGAACACCGAGGCCGTCGAGACCGTCCTCTCGAACCCGGAGGTCAGCATCTCGCTCGGATTCGAGTACGAGGGCGGACTCGTGCGGGTGAGCGAGGCGGGCGTCGAGTACGAAGTGACCGACGAGTAG
- a CDS encoding GNAT family N-acetyltransferase has protein sequence MTLVDQQPPTKSSSPNEEDRHPTLSDFLVKTVDKESDRLGQLNDFFNSPQIKSELHWFTHRDTLERAAVRNDRKLYYYRPFDEILGGLMVWCESRVLEDHQAQIRLVAVHPAYREYGIGRYLVKSAIKFAKVWEKSTMIADVAADASAVGFWKACGFHQVDQYQTKGGREMYQMQRRIN, from the coding sequence ATGACTCTGGTAGATCAACAGCCACCTACTAAGTCATCATCCCCAAATGAGGAGGATCGACATCCTACACTATCTGATTTTCTTGTTAAGACAGTAGACAAAGAATCAGATAGGCTGGGACAACTGAACGATTTCTTCAATTCGCCGCAGATCAAATCAGAGCTACACTGGTTCACACACCGTGATACGCTGGAAAGAGCCGCAGTACGAAACGATCGGAAGTTGTACTATTATCGACCGTTCGATGAAATTCTCGGGGGGCTAATGGTGTGGTGCGAATCACGGGTTCTGGAGGATCACCAAGCACAAATCCGACTAGTCGCAGTTCATCCAGCATATCGCGAATACGGTATCGGTCGATACCTTGTGAAGAGTGCTATCAAATTTGCAAAGGTGTGGGAGAAATCAACAATGATTGCGGACGTTGCTGCTGACGCATCAGCAGTCGGGTTCTGGAAAGCGTGCGGATTCCATCAAGTCGATCAGTACCAAACAAAAGGCGGTCGAGAAATGTATCAAATGCAGCGTCGGATCAACTAA
- a CDS encoding tyrosine-type recombinase/integrase produces the protein MSTTDASPPIEDSNPIDEYELTERLDEFASYLRVRQSLSKKTVDQHRCMARAFLREIRLLDPEPSDAWAHKEQMMDEGYSNSHINNTMKAVEYYFDYLGRGDELATSERRNLPRKRTEPNPLTADEVREILAAARTYRDTAIFRVLVSSGIRKSELANLDIDDVDLERRRLTIREGKGNKDRTAIISSECADAISAYLLRREDAETGALFLSRYGNRLTPNGVYQLVKRTVARTDIERNVKVHTFRATFAQRLKENGADIYRIKELLGHDDIRSTMIYLRMEPDELGREHDKYYIDY, from the coding sequence ATGAGTACTACTGATGCATCCCCTCCGATAGAGGACTCGAACCCGATCGACGAGTACGAACTCACGGAGCGGTTAGACGAGTTCGCCAGTTACCTCCGCGTCCGCCAGTCTCTCTCGAAGAAGACGGTCGACCAGCATCGGTGCATGGCACGAGCCTTCCTGAGAGAAATCCGGCTGCTTGACCCGGAGCCCTCCGACGCGTGGGCACACAAAGAGCAGATGATGGACGAGGGGTACTCGAACAGCCACATCAACAACACGATGAAAGCGGTCGAGTACTACTTCGACTACCTGGGCCGAGGCGACGAACTCGCCACGTCCGAACGTCGAAACCTTCCCCGCAAGCGCACGGAACCGAATCCGTTGACTGCGGACGAAGTGCGCGAAATCCTCGCTGCTGCGAGGACGTACCGAGACACAGCAATCTTCCGAGTGTTGGTCTCCTCCGGAATTCGGAAGTCGGAGCTCGCGAATCTCGACATCGACGACGTGGATCTCGAACGGCGACGACTGACGATACGGGAGGGTAAGGGGAACAAAGACCGAACCGCGATCATCTCCTCGGAGTGCGCCGATGCAATTAGCGCGTATCTCCTCCGTCGCGAAGATGCTGAGACCGGCGCTCTGTTCCTGTCACGCTACGGAAACCGGTTGACGCCGAACGGCGTGTATCAACTGGTCAAACGGACGGTCGCCAGAACCGATATCGAGCGTAACGTGAAGGTGCACACTTTCCGCGCGACGTTTGCCCAGCGACTCAAGGAGAACGGAGCAGACATCTACCGGATCAAGGAACTCCTCGGTCACGATGATATCCGCTCGACGATGATCTACTTGCGGATGGAGCCCGACGAGTTGGGGCGCGAGCACGACAAGTACTACATCGATTACTAA
- a CDS encoding DUF7342 family protein, giving the protein MAEFDPVSNSEETDPGRRHWRETTDTFGRVYDTVLGITELTSYTEIANVADCSPNAAKKHLDRLAEMGIARADRESRPARYERNDSYLEWQEASRIADELSVEEIIDRVQRLEVRREEFEERFKTSDPSSVSVFEQEDHDAIHERMAAVSEWQAIDRDVRLYELARRMAENDGHILPA; this is encoded by the coding sequence ATGGCCGAGTTCGACCCGGTATCCAATTCGGAGGAGACCGACCCGGGACGGCGACACTGGCGGGAGACGACCGACACGTTCGGCAGGGTCTACGACACCGTGCTCGGCATCACCGAACTCACATCGTATACCGAAATCGCGAACGTCGCCGACTGCTCGCCGAACGCGGCGAAGAAACACCTCGATCGGCTCGCGGAGATGGGGATCGCTCGCGCCGACCGAGAGAGCCGACCTGCGCGATACGAACGGAACGACAGTTACCTCGAGTGGCAGGAAGCGAGCCGCATCGCGGACGAGCTCTCAGTCGAAGAGATCATCGACCGGGTGCAGCGACTCGAGGTGCGACGCGAGGAGTTCGAGGAACGCTTCAAGACGAGCGATCCGTCGTCTGTCTCGGTGTTCGAGCAGGAGGACCACGACGCAATTCACGAGCGGATGGCCGCCGTCAGCGAGTGGCAGGCAATCGACCGAGACGTCCGTCTCTACGAACTCGCACGCCGGATGGCCGAAAACGACGGTCACATTCTGCCCGCGTAG